TCTTCCACATATACGAAAACTGTATTTGTATCTAAATAATTTTTAGCTTAAATCTATTCAGCACTACTATAATGCTAGTATTAATAATAGTTGCCCATATAACattcttaattcttaatatCAATACAGAGGTATCTCAATATCCATGGCTTCATATTCAGTACATAATACATGCTAatctaattaaaacaatattttgttaacaGATCAAAGTAATCTTACAAAAGATTgtgaattaatattataaatcaacaatagtaatattataaataagattttgtGAGTTTGTGTGTCCTATGTGTGTAAAAACATGATAACTTGTTTCAcaatttaaaaagtacattATTCTATGCTAAATACAtgattgatattaatttcagaTCCACTTGAAATGAGataatcttaaaataataataaaaaggacAGACAACAACAGTGTCATGCAATAAAGAAAAAGACTaacctaaaaaaatttaaaatacaagcCCATGCCAGAAATGAATATCATGAAAGGCATAGGACCGATAATTCCTGAAGCATTGCATCCATCTTTACTGTCACAAGTACAGTATTCCATGAATATGTTATACGTTCCTGTTCTCatcaaacaaaatctttcaTCGCCCTGAATCCCGGCTTCGCCTAGATATGCACAGCCCCTAAAGTAACGCCATTCACCATTAACTGGAAAAGAAGTTTCaaaagttataaattttatGTTCCTAATGAAAGTGCCAATAAATAATACCAAATCAAAGGAAATAGCCCAAAATTGCCCCAATacagttattatttaaaaagatataaacAGAAATCCAGGAGATAGCTGAGTTTTATatgtaaaatcattttaatttttgcattCTAGATAAGTTTTTTGTGAGAAATTGGAAAAGAAATGTGTTATTGACTGGCTAGTAAAATagctattgttaaatggtgataaactaaagaAGAAAACCTGgcagagtttgttgtgggctcttctcggatcaaggtGTGTTTAAAACCttcgtaacttaaattttaagttcttgacaaatttattatcatattatcatcaGGTACAAATATGTCATTATGAAACATAATGTGTTGTTTTGAGGCAAACAACATACAATGAAACAATGAGTAGGCCAGATAGcctaatcataaataaatatttttaataaatacttttatgtaAAGGAGatcctttatttaaaaatatttacataatgattagcaatttagcgttccgaccgattttcattctcctcttaacaaattatacgcgagtatattaaaatgggcggataattgttcCTCTGAGCATAGTTTGCCTCCAAGGTATATTAGATTGTGCTCTGTAATGCCTGGTAGTCCTTTTACAGAATGTTGAAATATAAACAAGATCAAacagttcagtagatcccgaAAAATACCTTGTAGAATATCGAGACACCTTCAGAGGCAACCTTCGGAGCCCTCTACATGGGAActtttaaaatacctttttgccTTATCTTTCTGCACATGGAGGGTCGTACGCCTGGTAAATTGCTCAGTCCTTTCTCTTCGTTACAATCAGTTATGGGAACTGTGCTGTTATCAAATGGGTCAGCACATTTCGGATCATTACTCGATCTGCAGCTCCAACATTTTATACAGAATActgaaaaacattaaaatatatttttattattacttattaaggTCAGGCGCTTTTGGGCGTGGACGTGACTTTAaacattaacatatttttaaaacttaaaaacactTACCGTCAGTTACAAAACTTAACAAAAGAGAAACgcttattacaatttttaaaaatttaatcattGTATCGTTTTAAAAGTCGTCGTTTATTTTGAACGAAAAGCACAACAAAACTAAAATTCAACAAGAATTAAAGAAAACAGTTCTCATATTTCCAGTTTCCAGTTCCAGTCACAGATCACCAAAGagtacaatgtattattggagatagataggctactctaacttttttcggaacgcttttgatagcgccatctagtgactagctacagtatttttagtatagtatccattatgttataaaaataataatgcatattttttgtaaatgagaaatttttaaattttgtaatagttgaagaaaccaattgaaaaaaaaaataaagacataaagttttccattgtccgggctcgaactcagaaTTATTAAATCGTTtctttgttatgcaccactaggccaaatgactatatGGAACATCGTTAAAATTAATGTGCAGttactgtctttctttaataatccctttgctttagaaatataaacacattcttcctattgcaagtcaaaattaaaaggataaataattcttttttttgttttttttttcttacttacacggtttaaatctctaaaaacattataatacatacacaccataagtaattgaatttactatcctggaatcttaaatctaggatgtagatggcgctgattcataaagatttcacgttcttctaagttcccacgGCATGCAGATCACTATagaccacagatcactatagactagaaacaGATAGGAAAGTGCCTAAAGTGACGGCTAGTTCTACTGTTGCCGCACAGCGCTAGTGTCGCAAGCAGTGATGGGAATACCTCACCATATCGATATCGATTGCGTTAGTGATGTCCCATGAAAACGTTGAAATGGGGTTAGGTACGATACCGctccaatttaatttaattttagatacacaaggggtttaaaataaaactgcttgattttatatttttaatttttatatttcttttttgttattgttgtcttcatctagtgataatggtgatcctaatttggagatggatgaaattttcaatctgttaccatcaaagtctagacgcatttacttaaataccta
This window of the Bicyclus anynana chromosome 19, ilBicAnyn1.1, whole genome shotgun sequence genome carries:
- the LOC112045002 gene encoding uncharacterized protein LOC112045002, yielding MIKFLKIVISVSLLLSFVTDVFCIKCWSCRSSNDPKCADPFDNSTVPITDCNEEKGLSNLPGVRPSMCRKIRQKVNGEWRYFRGCAYLGEAGIQGDERFCLMRTGTYNIFMEYCTCDSKDGCNASGIIGPMPFMIFISGMGLYFKFF